Part of the Streptomyces sp. WMMC500 genome is shown below.
TCGCGCGTGCGCGCGACGTGCTGCGTGCACACCCCGTCGTCGACGGGCACAACGACCTTCCCTGGGCCCTGCGCGAGCAGGTGACGTACGACATCGACCGGCGCGACATCGCCGTCGACCAGAGCGCCCGGCTGCACACCGACATCCCGCGGCTGCGGGCCGGCGGGGTGGGGGCGCAGTTCTGGTCGGTGTACGTGAGCACCGACCTGGCCGGGGACGCCGCCGTCAGCGCGTGTCTGGAGCAGATCGACGTGGTGCGGCAGCTCGTGGACCGCTACCCCGGTGACCTGCGGCTCGCGGTGACCGCCGACGAGGTGGAGGCGGCCCGGGCCGACGGGCGGATCGCCTCGCTGATGGGGGCCGAGGGCGGGCACTCCATCGCCAACTCGCTCGCCACCCTGCGCGCCCTGCGCCTGCTCGGCGTGCGCTATATGACGCTCACGCACAACGACAACACCGACTGGGCCGACTCCGCCACCGACGAGCCGCGGCACGGCGGGCTCACCGCCTTCGGCGAGGAGGTGGTGCGCGAGATGAACCGGATCGGCATGCTCGTCGACCTCTCCCACGTGGCCCCCGCCACCATGCGCGCCGCGCTGCGCGTCACCGAGGCGCCGGTCGTTTTCTCCCATTCGTCCGCGCGTGCCCTGTGTGACCACCCGCGCAACATTCCTAATGATGTGCTGGAAATGCTCCCGGCCAACGGCGGGCTCGCGATGGCCACGTTCGTGCCGAAGTTCGTCCTGCCCGCCGCCGTGGCGTGGACCGCGGAGGTGGACGAGCACATGAGCGCCCGCGGCCTGGACCCGTTCGGCGCGGACGACGAAGCGGTCCGCGTGCGCCGGGCGTTCGAGGAGGCGCACCCGCGCCCGCAGGCGACGGCGGCGACCGTGGCGGACCACCTGGATCATATGCGTGAAGTGGCAGGAATCGAACATATCGGTATCGGCGGCGACTTCGACGGTACGCCGTTCACCCCCGAGGACCTCGCCGACGTGGCCGGCTATCCGCACCTCGTCGCCGAGTTGCTGGACCGCCGGTGGTCGGAGGAAGACCTGGCCAGGCTGGTGTGGGGTAACGCGCTGCGGGTGCTGCGCGACGCCGAGGACGCGGCCCGCGAAGTGGCCGCGCGGCGGGGCCCGTCGGTCGCGACCATCGAGCAGCTCGATGGGCCGCGGGAGTCCTCAAGTGGCTGAAGTGACATATGTCACTCACAGAATTCTCATGTCATGAGGCAATGTGTCCGACTCCTCTGGTTTCGACAAGTCTCCACCGTCGAGGGGTAATTGAGCGGTGGCGCGTGAGGCGGAGGCGGACGGGATGATTCCGGTGTGACGTGGGGTACGGCCGTGACGATGCCTCACGGCTTGTTCTGTTTTCGGCGGTGTGTTTACGGTGCTCGCCGTGCTCGCGCCACCGAAGCGGGTACCTCGTCGCCGTAACGCCGAATCCTGTCGGCGGCGACGGGCAGGCACTTCAGCTTTCACGGCAGGAGCGGGGGACCCAGGTAAGTGCCGCACCGTGCGCCAGCGCGGGACGGCTTGGGGTGAAGCCATGCTCCGCATGGCCGGGCATCTCCAGCTCGAACCCGACAGCTCACCTCGCAGGCGTCGGAGAGGAGCATGGCCATGTCCGCACGCGGACGTCACCGTCGCCTGGGCCGGATAGCCCGGGGCAGCAGGGCCCTCGTCATCGCCGCCGGCGGCGCCGGCGTCGCCCTTCCGCTCATCGCCGGCGGCAACGCCCAGGCCGCCTCCGTCGACACCTGGGACCGCGTGGCCCAGTGCGAGAGCGGCGGCGACTGGAGCATCAGCACCGGTAACGGCTTCTACGGCGGTCTGCAGTTCGTGCAGAGCACCTGGGAGGGCTACGGCGGCACCCAGTACGCGCCGCGCGCCGACCAGGCCACCAAGGAGCAGCAGATCGAGATCGCCGAGAAGGTCCTCGCCTCGCAGGGCCCCGGCGCCTGGCCGGTCTGCTCCGGCCAGGCCGGCCTCACCCAGGGCGGCCCCGCCCCCGACCTCTCCACCGGCGGTGGCGAGGAGGCCGAGCAGGAGAGCGCGCCCGCGGCGCAGACCGAGTCCGAGCAGGCCGCGAAGGACGAGGCTCCGAAGCAGGAGCAGGCGCCGGAGAAGAAGTACGAGAAGGCCGGCAACTACACCGTCGTCTCCGGCGACACCCTGTGGGATATTGCTCGCAAGCACGGCATCGCGGGCGGCTGGCAGTCGATCTACGAGGGCAACAAGGACGTCATCGGCGACGACCCGGACCTGATCTTCCCGGGCCAGGAGTACGAGTTCGACGGCGGCGAAGAGGTCACGCTCGACGAGCCCGAGAACCCTCCGGCCCAGCAGTCCGCCGCGCAGCAGGACGAGCCGGCGGACGAGGCGCCGCAGCAGGAGGAGTCCGCCGAGGAGGCTACGGCGGGCGGCTTCTCCGCTCCGGTCGACGCCGCCGTGTCGACCCCGTACCGGGCCGCGGGCGGCTCCTGGTCCAGCGGTTACCACACCGGTGTCGACTTCTCCGCCGGCACCGGCACCCCGGTCAAGGCCGTCAGCTCCGGCACCGTCGTCAAGGCCGGCAACGGCGCCGACGGCGGCGCGTACGGCATCGCCGTCGTGATCCAGCACGACGACGGCCACTACAGCCAGTACGCCCACCTGTCGTCCGCCTCGGTGAGCGTGGGCCAGACCGTGGGCGCCGGCGAGCAGATCGGCCTGGTCGGCTCCACCGGCAACTCCACCGGGCCGCACCTGCACTTCGAGGTGCGCACCAGCCCGGACTACGGCTCCGACATCGACCCGGTCGCGTACCTGCGCGACAACGGCGTCACGGTCTGAGGGTCCCCCGTACGGCGCAGCCCCCCGTTTCCGGCGGAACGGGGGGCTTTGCCATGCGGTCTTCGACTCGGGTCCCCGGCCCGGCGCCTCCTCGCGGGCTACGCGGCCGGGCGGCCCATGGCGCGGAACGTCCAGCCCGCGGCGCGCCAGGGCGCCGGGTCGAGCGTGTTCCGGCCGTCGATCAGATGCGGCCGGGTGACGACCGTCGCCAGGTGCCCGGGGTCGAGGGCGCGGAACTCCGGCCACTCCGTGAGGTGCAGCACTATGTCGGCGCCGCGCAACGCCTCTTCCGCCGACTCGGCATAGCGCAGGGTGGGGAAGACGCTGCGGGCGTTCGCCATCCCCTTGGGGTCGTAGACGGTGACCTGGCCGCCCTGGAGGTGGATCTGCCCGGCGACGTTCAGGGCCGGGGAGTCGCGTACGTCGTCGGAGTCGGGCTTGAACGCGGCACCCAGGACGGCGATCCGGCGGCCCAGGAAGGAGCCGTCGCAGGCGTCGCGGGCGAGTTCGACCATGTGCGCGCGGCGGCGCATGTTGATCGAGTCGACCTCGCGGAGGAACGTCAGCGCCTGGTCCACGCCGAGTTCGCCGGCGCGGGCCATGAACGCGCGGATGTCCTTGGGCAGGCAGCCGCCGCCGAAGCCGATACCCGCGCGCAGGAACTTCCGGCCGATCCGCTCGTCGTAGCCGATGGCTTCCGCCAGCTTGACGACGTCGCCGCCCGCGGCCTCGCAGATCTCGGCCATGGCGTTGATGAACGAGATCTTCGTGGCGAGGAAGGCGTTGGCCGAGGTCTTCACCAGCTCGGCGGTCGGGTAGTCCGCGACCACGAACGGCGTGCCGGAGTCCAGCGGTGTCGCGTACACCTCGCGCAGCACCTTCTCCGCGCGGTCGCTCGCCACGCCGACG
Proteins encoded:
- a CDS encoding dipeptidase, giving the protein MTGELLARARDVLRAHPVVDGHNDLPWALREQVTYDIDRRDIAVDQSARLHTDIPRLRAGGVGAQFWSVYVSTDLAGDAAVSACLEQIDVVRQLVDRYPGDLRLAVTADEVEAARADGRIASLMGAEGGHSIANSLATLRALRLLGVRYMTLTHNDNTDWADSATDEPRHGGLTAFGEEVVREMNRIGMLVDLSHVAPATMRAALRVTEAPVVFSHSSARALCDHPRNIPNDVLEMLPANGGLAMATFVPKFVLPAAVAWTAEVDEHMSARGLDPFGADDEAVRVRRAFEEAHPRPQATAATVADHLDHMREVAGIEHIGIGGDFDGTPFTPEDLADVAGYPHLVAELLDRRWSEEDLARLVWGNALRVLRDAEDAAREVAARRGPSVATIEQLDGPRESSSG
- a CDS encoding transglycosylase family protein — translated: MSARGRHRRLGRIARGSRALVIAAGGAGVALPLIAGGNAQAASVDTWDRVAQCESGGDWSISTGNGFYGGLQFVQSTWEGYGGTQYAPRADQATKEQQIEIAEKVLASQGPGAWPVCSGQAGLTQGGPAPDLSTGGGEEAEQESAPAAQTESEQAAKDEAPKQEQAPEKKYEKAGNYTVVSGDTLWDIARKHGIAGGWQSIYEGNKDVIGDDPDLIFPGQEYEFDGGEEVTLDEPENPPAQQSAAQQDEPADEAPQQEESAEEATAGGFSAPVDAAVSTPYRAAGGSWSSGYHTGVDFSAGTGTPVKAVSSGTVVKAGNGADGGAYGIAVVIQHDDGHYSQYAHLSSASVSVGQTVGAGEQIGLVGSTGNSTGPHLHFEVRTSPDYGSDIDPVAYLRDNGVTV
- a CDS encoding UDP-glucose/GDP-mannose dehydrogenase family protein produces the protein MTLKITVIGTGYLGATHAAAMAELGFEVLGLDVVEEKVELLSTGRVPMYEPGLEDLLRKHVAGVEGASGRLRFTTDWDELAAFGDVHFVCVNTPQKHGEYGCDMSFVDAAIDTLAPRLDRPCLVVGKSTVPVGSAARLARRLAELAPAGEQAELAWNPEFLREGFAVEDTLRPDRIVVGVASDRAEKVLREVYATPLDSGTPFVVADYPTAELVKTSANAFLATKISFINAMAEICEAAGGDVVKLAEAIGYDERIGRKFLRAGIGFGGGCLPKDIRAFMARAGELGVDQALTFLREVDSINMRRRAHMVELARDACDGSFLGRRIAVLGAAFKPDSDDVRDSPALNVAGQIHLQGGQVTVYDPKGMANARSVFPTLRYAESAEEALRGADIVLHLTEWPEFRALDPGHLATVVTRPHLIDGRNTLDPAPWRAAGWTFRAMGRPAA